The Oceanisphaera avium genome includes a region encoding these proteins:
- the lpdA gene encoding dihydrolipoyl dehydrogenase gives MSQEVKTQVVVLGSGPAGYSAAFRAADLGLETVLVERYSTLGGVCLNVGCIPSKALLHIAKVMEEAKMMSSHGVTFSAPQVDLDQIRSHKEKVIGQLTQGLGGMAKMRKVKVVNGYGKFTGANTLVVEGEGGNTTINFDNAIIAAGSRPIQLPFIPHEDPRVWDSTGALELREVPEKLLVMGGGIIGLEMGTVYYSLGSKIDVVEMFDQVIPAADKDLIKIYTKQVKDKFNLKLETKVTAVEAKDDGIHVTMEDKKGASETTVYDAVLVAIGRVPNGKLLDAEKAGVNVDERGFIRVDKQLRTNVDHIFAIGDIVGQPMLAHKGVHEGHVAAEVISGLKHYFDPKVIPSIAYTEPEVAWVGVTEKEAKEQGLNVEVANFPWAASGRAIASDSAYGMTKLIFDKETHRVLGGATIGTNAGELLGEIGLAIEMGADAEDIALTIHAHPTLHESVGMAAEVFEGSITDMPNAKAKKK, from the coding sequence ATGAGTCAAGAAGTTAAAACTCAGGTTGTGGTATTAGGCTCGGGCCCTGCAGGTTATTCTGCGGCATTCCGTGCAGCCGACTTAGGGTTAGAAACGGTATTAGTTGAGCGTTATTCAACGCTGGGCGGCGTTTGTCTGAACGTAGGTTGTATTCCTTCTAAAGCTTTATTGCACATTGCTAAAGTGATGGAAGAAGCCAAGATGATGAGCAGCCATGGCGTAACATTTTCCGCACCGCAAGTCGATCTCGACCAGATCCGCAGCCATAAAGAAAAAGTGATTGGCCAGTTAACCCAAGGTTTGGGTGGCATGGCGAAAATGCGTAAAGTTAAGGTGGTTAACGGCTACGGTAAATTTACCGGTGCTAACACCTTAGTGGTAGAAGGCGAGGGTGGTAACACCACCATCAACTTCGACAACGCCATTATTGCAGCGGGTTCTCGTCCTATTCAGTTGCCGTTTATCCCCCACGAAGATCCTCGTGTCTGGGATTCAACCGGTGCATTGGAACTGCGTGAAGTTCCAGAGAAACTGTTGGTGATGGGTGGCGGTATTATCGGCCTAGAAATGGGTACCGTTTATTACTCGCTCGGCTCTAAGATTGACGTGGTTGAGATGTTCGACCAAGTTATTCCGGCCGCTGATAAAGACTTAATTAAGATTTACACCAAGCAAGTTAAAGATAAGTTCAACCTGAAATTGGAAACCAAGGTGACTGCCGTTGAAGCAAAAGATGACGGTATTCATGTCACCATGGAAGACAAAAAAGGTGCGAGCGAAACTACAGTTTACGATGCGGTATTAGTGGCCATTGGTCGCGTACCTAACGGTAAGTTGCTAGACGCTGAAAAAGCCGGTGTTAATGTGGATGAGCGTGGCTTTATCCGTGTTGATAAACAGCTGCGTACTAACGTTGATCATATCTTTGCTATCGGTGATATCGTTGGCCAACCTATGCTCGCCCACAAAGGCGTGCACGAAGGTCACGTGGCGGCCGAGGTTATCTCTGGTCTTAAGCATTACTTCGATCCTAAGGTTATCCCATCGATTGCTTACACAGAGCCAGAAGTGGCCTGGGTTGGGGTAACTGAGAAAGAAGCCAAAGAGCAAGGCTTGAACGTTGAAGTGGCTAACTTCCCATGGGCGGCTTCCGGTCGTGCTATCGCGTCTGACTCAGCTTACGGTATGACTAAGCTGATTTTTGATAAAGAAACCCATCGCGTACTGGGTGGTGCCACTATTGGTACTAACGCCGGTGAGCTGTTGGGCGAAATTGGTTTAGCTATTGAAATGGGTGCCGATGCTGAAGACATCGCCTTGACCATACATGCTCACCCGACTCTGCATGAGTCTGTGGGGATGGCGGCTGAGGTGTTTGAAGGCTCAATCACCGATATGCCAAACGCTAAGGCAAAGAAGAAATAA